The Pecten maximus chromosome 6, xPecMax1.1, whole genome shotgun sequence DNA window AACATCTCACACCAAACCTCTATCATCTCCCACCAAACCTCTAACATCTCACACCAAACCTCTAACATCTCCCACCAAACCTCTAACATCTCCCACCAAACCTCTAACATCTCCCACCAGACCTCTAACATCTCACACCAAACCTCTAACATCTCACACCAGACCTCTAACATCTCCCACCAAACCTCTAACATCTCACACCAAACCTCTAACATCTCCCACCAAACCTCTAACATCTCCCACCAAACCTCTAACATCTCCCACCAGACCTCTAACATCTCACACCAAACCTCTAACATCTCACACCAGACCTCTAACATCTCCCATCAAACCTCTAACATCTCCCACCAAACCTCTAACATCTCCCACCAAACCTCTAACATCTCCCACCAAACCTCTAACATCTCCCACCAAACCTCTAACATCTCCCACCAAACCTCTAACATCTCCCACCAGACCTCTAACATCTCACACCAAACCTCTAACATCTCACACCAGACCTCTAACATCTCCCATCAAACCTCTAACATCTCCCTCCAAACCTCTAACATCTCCCACCAAACCTCTAACATCTCCCACCAAACCTCTAACATCTCCCACCAAACCTCTAACATCTCACACCAAACCTCTAACATCTCACACCAAACCTCTAACATCTCACACCAGACCTCTAACATCTCCCATCAAACCTCTAACATCTCCAATCAAACCTCTAACATCTCACACCAAACCTCTAACATCTCCCACCAAACCTCTAACATCTCCCACCAAACCTCTAACATCTCACACCAAACCTCTAACATCTCCCATCAAACCTCTAACATCTCACCAAACCTCTAACATCGCCCATCAAACCTCTAACATCTCCCAGTTATATTGCAGGTTATATACACAGTTTATTGGTGAGTGTTCAGGGGTAATTATGAGACCCGCTCACTTCTGTTTTTATTGACTTTGTTGAGGTTTAAGTGGGTTGCAATGATTTTATGGACCAATATTACTGATGTGGTCATAGTGACCATCAAGTCTCTACCTATCAAACACCTGTCATCCATGTTACTTATAGCTGTATAGTCAGGACTACACACTCAGGGTTATTTAAAACACTGTTAATATCACCGCAGTGATTCTGAGTACAATCTACCAACAAACACCTGTTACAATATCTGGTGTTAGTATCGGAATGTTGTCTGATGTTAGTATCGGAATGTTGTCTGATGTTAGTATCGGAATGTTGTCTGATGTTAGTATCCGAATGTTGTCTGATGTTAGTATCCGAATGTTGTCTGGTGTTGGTATCCGAATGTTGTCTGATGTTAGTATCCGAATGTTGTCTGGTGTTAGTATCAGAATGTTGTCTGATGTAAGTATCAGAATGTTGTCTGGTGTTAGTATCAGAGTGTTGTCTGATGTTATTATCCGAATGTTGTCTGGTGTTAGTATCAGAATGTTGTCTGATGTTAGTATCAGAATGTTGTCTGGTGTTAGTATCAGAATGTTGTCTGATGTTAGTATCCGAATGTTGTCTGATGTTAGTATCAGAGTGTTGTCTGATGTTATTATCCGAATGTTGTCTGGTGTTAGTATCAGAATATTTTCTGGTGTTAGTATCGGAATGTTGTCTGATGTTAGTATCAGAATGTTGTCTGTTGTTAGTATCCGAATGTTGTCTGGTGTTAGTATCCGAATGTTGTCTGCGATGTTAGTATCCGAATGTTGTCTGGTGTTAGTATCAGAATGTTGTCTGTTGTTAGTATCCGAATGTTGTCTGATGTTAGTATCCGAATGTTGTCTGATGTTAGTATCCGAATGTTGTCTGGTGTTAGTATCAGAATGTTGTCTGTTGTTAGTATCCGAATGTTGTCTGGTGTTAGTATCAGAATGTTGTCTGATGTTAGTATCTGAATGTTGTCTGATGTTAGTATCTGAATGTTGTCTGATGTTAGTATCAGAATGTTGTCTGATGTTAGTATCAGAATGTTGTCTGATGTTAGTATCAGAATATTAAGTCGGTTGTAAGTATCAAAATATTAAGTCGGTTTTAATTATAAGAATATTAAGTCGGTTGTAAGTATCGATCAGAATATTAAGTTGGTTGTAAATTATAAGTCAGTTGTAAGTCATGAAAAGaaagtttgatatatttaaatagATTCACTAAGTGGTTCATTGATACAGGTCAgagatcatctgttgtaagGCCAGAGGTAGGCATAGGTCATCTGTAGGAACAGGACCAAGGTATAATTTGTGGTACAAGACATAGAGGTACGTTAACTGTGGTACAGGTCAGAAGTCAAATTTggtacaggtcagaggtcagttGGTACATAGTATCCAGTATACCACTGGTAATCACAGAATGTTGTGAAAGTTTTAGTGAAAGTCAGAATGAAATAACATTGTGGCATTGTGTCTGCTCACGAAGGCTTAAGTATGTGTAACAGTACATAGAGAGGTGTGTTTGCAGGCCTTAAATCTCACTTCAACTGTTTGTATACAGCCAATACAAGAATTCTGAGATGTATAGAAAAGGCTCTCTGTGGAAATATATCCTTGTTTGTCTGgtcattcaaagtaaaaatgtattaaaagatTTCAGAGTGATAAGTTTGAATGATTTAAGTATGCATGGCTAGGGTCTGCAGGAGTTAAATTTCAATTGGATGCAAAGATTGTAAAAAAATCTGCTATGTTTGGTTAGTTGAAAGTTAGTGTTACATATAAAGCTCTGTTATATGAAGAAATGTCATTGAAAGATATGTAGGTATAGATATAGGTAGTATAGTAATCATGAGTATATATTTACTCTATTATGTACATAGTAATTATAGAAGACTTGTGAATTTGTTACTGTACTTCACCTAATAAGCGTACTTTACACTGACAAATACACAAACAAGGTGCCCTTAATAAAACCATATACAGAGAAAAATTTCCACAGGAAATTTAGGTGGAGAAAATAACAACtttttatctcatttatatACCGTAATTGATGTAGTGAAAATTAAACAATCTAATCTTTGGTGAAAAGACTGAAGATTATATGGGCAGATCAGTAAGGTTATTAAACTTTTTATGTTTTTCAATTTGTGCACTCATCCTGTTTTCCTGAATAAGGTGGGGATGAGCTTATAGGGGCATGTTATGAGGTGAATTATGGCAATTAAAATAAATAGGACAATGAAAGAAAGATCTTAAAGGGAAGccatgtttatatattacagactGGTATTAGAGGTTTCCTTTACACATGACCTGATGTACCCTGGGTTTTATCAGAAAATGTcttctttttcattttcttatCAACTTTAGTCTATTCCTTGTACATGGAAGCACTATGATTTATAAGTACGATTCCTCAGGAATGCTACATTCTATCTATTACTTTTTCTCTCAGAAAATGAAGATGTCAAGAGAACAACCCTTCGCGAGCTCAAGATGCTCCGTACCCTCAAACAGGAAAATATTGTGGAGCTACGGGAAGCATTCCGACGGAAAGGCAAACTCTACCTTGTGTTCGAATATGTGGAAAGGgtgagatatttgaaatatagaaATCACTGGTCAGTGTTACAGAGAAGGTAGTTACCAATATAATGATAGATACATGTTGTAAAGAGAATATCATGGTAAACtattgaataaaacatttaGAGAGAGAAACAAGAGTACAAAATTGCCCAACAGGGagcaattttgaattttgacagttaaaaTTCAAAAAGTTCTTTATGAATCAGTTGAATTTGATAGTGGTAGTTTGCTTGATGAACTCTACTTCTCAGAAATTAtttcatagatttttttttcaaatttcattctAAAATCAAGTGAGGAAAGATGagaaaagtagaaaaaaaatcaaacttagTCTCGCCATTTTCTGATGTGTGTTTTGTACAACCCTTCGAATCAGTCATATAACTGAACTGTTGTTGTTGTAGAATATGTTGGAGTTACTGGAGGAGATGCCAAATGGTGTCCCACTGGAGAAAGTGAGAAGTTACACATACCAACTGTGTAAGGCCATACAGTGGTGTCACAGCCAGGACATCATACATAGAGGTCAGTTATACATACCAACTGTGTAAGGCCATACATTGGTGTCACAGACATCATACATAGAGGTCAGTTATACATACCAACTGTGTAAGGCCATACAGTGGTGTCACAGCCAGGACATCATACATAGAGGTCAGTTATACATACCAACTGTGTAAGGCCATACAGTGGTGtcacatacatcatacatagaGTTCTGTTATACAGATGTTCATCAAAGTCATTACATTGATAGGATCATCCCAGGATAAGATAGAAGTGAGCTGATGTTATGGTACTTTTCCTAGGTTTAAAGCAGGCCTTCCCTTATATTAGATGGTCAGAGGACAACCACATTGATTGTCAGGGTATCTTAGATAGGACCTAATGGTCAGTAGACAACCACAGGTCAGGGTATCTTAGATAGGACCTAATGGTCAGAGGACAACCACAGGTCAGGGTATCTTAGATAGGACCTAATGGTCAGTGGACAACCACAGGTCAGGGTATCTTAGATAGGACCTAATGATCAGTAGACAACCACACGTCAGGGTATCTTAGATAGGACCTAATGGTCAGAGGACAACCACACGTCAGGGTATCTTAGATAGGACCTAATGGTCAGAGGACAACCACACGTCAGGGTATCTTAGATAGGACCTAATGGTCAGTAGACAACCACATGTCAGGGTATCTTAGATAGGACCTAATGGTCAGAGGACAACCACAGGTCAGGGTATCTTAGATAGGACCTAATGGTCAGAGGACAACCACAGGTCAGGGTATCTTAGATAGGACCTAATGGTCAGAGGACAACCACATGTCAGGGTATCTTAGATAGGACCTAATGGTCAGAGGACAACCACACGTCAGGGTATCTTAGATAGGACCTAATGGTCAGAGGACAACACACGTCAGGGTATCTTAGATAGGAACTAATGGTCAGTAGACAACCACACATCAAGGTATCTTAGATAGGACCTAATGGTCAGAGGACAACCACACGTCAGGGTATCTTAGATAGGACCTAATGGTCAGTGGACAACCACATGTCAGGGTATCTTAGATAGGACCTAATGGTCAGAGGACAACCACAGGTCAGGGTATCTTAGATAGGACCTAATGGTCAGTGGACAACCACATGTCAGAGTATCTTAGATAGGACCTAATGATCAGTAGACAACCACAGGTCAGGGTATCTTAGATAGGACCTATAGCAAGTTGTACAACAGAGTCTACGGCTGTATTACTTATTTATAGACAGTTTCAGTAGGAACAGTGTGCTGATGTcagttatatacaatatcatcCCAAATATCTATTGTCTTCCTGTTCTCAAATACACACATGATCatcattattatcaaaatgCCCATAAAGAATCTTCCTTCCTGGAAATCTTATCACCAATGGACACTAGTCAGGGCATAGATTTTACTGTGGCGCCATTGGAGCTCCCTGATGTAGGAGGTAGTAAATTATGGATATGGTATGGAAAATTAGGCTCAAAGAAGGTCTTTATTTATTCAGGTTGTGGATACTGTATTGTATTGATCTGTAATGGATCACACACTAGCCTCTGAGATTAAGATTTCCCAGCTCACTGGTTTATAGGGGTAGTAGTACACAGGTATGTAGGGGGTAGTAGTACACAGGTATGTAGGGGGTAGTAGTACACAGGTATGTAGGGGGTAGTAGTACACAGGTATGTAGGGGGTAGTAGTAGTACACAGGTATGTATGGACCGTTGAAGGCCAGGCCCATACATTGGTGTTgagttatatatgataaatgttttatgttcGTTTGAACGAAGTGAATAAGAATATAATACAAAAAAGCTAATCAAAATatggaaatcattatttattttgtgttccACACACACCAACCTTATTTGGGTTTGAGAGACATAGTTTCAAACCTGTACAGTAACTTCAGGACATGAATATCCGGAACGGTCAAAtcgtaaaaaaaatgttttttgagTCGGCACATTTTTTTCTGGGTCAGGGGGTTACGTCAAACCAactgtagttttttttttttttgccttttgAGTGATACCGACCACAATGGTTTGACTGTGGGGGTGTAtgggggacatctgtaatggtCCCTACTACAATCAGTACTTGTTACAGCCTGTTTTTATACTGGTCGGACACAGTCTTGCTGAGATGTACCCACATTGATGCAGTATTGATTTTCTAATTataaatgtgtgtttttatCTCTCATTAGATATCAAACCTGAAAACTTGCTGATTAGTAAACAAGATACCCTCAAGTTGTGTGACTTTGGTAAGTATGTGGTACAAGGTCGGAAGGTTAATTGAGGTTCATGTTTGATAAGCCTTGACATTTTTTGTGTCATGAATACTAATATTATAATGTTCATCATCACTGAAACTACAATAAGTTGTCAAATAGATAAACCCTGGAACTGTTAAAACTGTCTGATATTAttgacattaattaattatattctCATTCTGTATATAGTTTGATGGTGTTACATATGATATACTAGGTGATATATATACTCTCATTCTGTATATAGTTTGATGGTGTTACATGTGATATACTAGGTGATATATACTCTCATTCTGTATATAGTTTGATGGTGTTACATGTGATATACTAGGTGATATATACTCTCATTCTGTATATAGTTTGATGGTGTTACATGTGATATACTaggtgatatatatagtttgATGATGTTACATGTGATATACTAGGTGATAGATACTGTCATTCTGTATATAGTTTGATGATGTTACATATGATATACTaggtgatatatatagtttgATGATGTTACATGTGATATACTAGGTGATATAAACTCTCATTCTGTATATAGTTTGATGTTACATGTGATATACTAGGTGATAGATACTGTCATTCTGTATATAGTTTGATGATGTTACATATGATATACTaggtgatatatatagtttgATGATGTTACATGTGATATACTAGGTGATATAAACTCTCATTCTGTATATAGTTTGATGTTACATATGATATACTAGGTGATATATACTGTCATTCTGTATATAGTTTGATGATGTTACATGTGATATGCTAGGTGATCTTAACTTACCTTGTTTGTGTCCCAGGTTTTGCCAGGAGTATAACCGGAGGTTTGGTTGGAGTCTACACGGACTATGTGGCAACGCGATGGTACAGGTCCCCGGAACTCCTCCTTGGGTGAGTTGCCTACGAGTCCAGctgataaaattaaaaattaaaagttgATGAACCCCCAACAGTTCTTACTATGGTAACAACAACTTATTCACCTGATTAGATAAGCTGGTCTTCGGCGGAGAATGAAGGGTCAAAAGTCACTGCGGAccatatttcaatattaaagtAGTAATAAATGGTATATATCATGAGATCAGGGTTAGAGAAGGGATGATAATTATTGTCACAAGTTCTCACCCACTTCGTTTTTATTACGAAAACACTGTTTGATTGATGAAAATATTACTCTGAACATTATATAGTTTCATAAGGCtatcattttgtgttttttcaaatcaaaactTGTTCACAGGTATTTCGTATGCCTTGTGAAAATTCTGCAGTAGATACTTCTATACATGTGTGTAcctattatatcaatatacactggGTATTTATTTTCTCTCTACTAACAGTAAATAAAGCCAATCAAATCCCCCTTGAACATTACCAACCATACAGTAATaatgtttgacattttttcCAGGTCAGCGTACGGTAAATCAGTAGATATATGGTCCATTGGTTGTATAATGGGGGAACTTTGTGATGGTCAGCCTCTGTTCCCCGGAGAGAGTGAGATCGACCAACTCTACGTTATACAAAAAGTCATGGGTCAACTGCCCTCGGAGCAAATGAACATGTTTTTCCACAACCCTCGCTTCTCTGGCCTGAAGGTAATTAGGCAGTCCCCCATCTTTGTGTTAAGTATATCATGGTTGAACCGAGATAATGATTAAATAATCTTCTACCACAATatgctgtgttattccactctcaagccattgcataaatgtgccgactgttggatagatatatgttatattccactattggaatatgattggtcaagaattcgaataTTGAtccgagctgcaattgttattgacatcatcaataatcgaatgacgtcacatcaccgggtcccggtCATCACCTGTATACCTTATTTGCATATGCGAAATAAGatttggccacgtttccctttgattcaagccgatatcatTGTGATCAAAACAGGtctggatatggaatttatttcacacgagtaagttatttttttaaagttacaaaaaacactcgcttaagcttgtgtcttttgtaacttttaaaaataacttactcgtgtgaaataaagttcatatccaacaatcactcgttgtgtaacctctttATACCACATTGTCAATTGTATGAATCTAGATCTGTCAAGTACAGAAGATAAGTcacatatttgttatttatagaaCAAAACTTGTAATACCTCAACTCTACAAAGTGATAGAAATCCGAATGATACAGACATGTTATGAGAgacttttgtttgtatttacagtTCCCATCGGTAACTATTACAGCCatgttatgtttgtatttacagtTCCCATCGGTAACTAAACCCCAGACACTACAAAAGAGGTACCAAGGAGTTCTCAGCAGCGTTTACCTAGACTTCATGGAGGTAATATATTATACTGACCGATGTGACTACCTACACCATTAAGTTCCTCATCTCTTCGGTGTAAATAACCAGCTTTGGACTCTAATATGTGTCCCTACTACAGTCTATCCATCTtagtacagtcaaacttcgatgtttcgaagttcaagggactaacagaaaaacttcgaaacagcgggacttcaaattattcatggttgacaatagatcgatgttttcttgataatgaccatatatgttaacgttacatgtccttgGTGTCTTCGTgatgatcgtcgcctgtcaggctcaaaagttaatttatacctcaaacacaacaaaataaaaatacttttcattaattatacctaagcatttaattaattaaacaaactatgtatcggttacaaaacacttatatcgcgtttaacagataaagcaaaagaagtacaatgcacacgtaagtcgttaggcttttctgctaaagacacgtgcggttacgttatgtgcatataaaatacggaatgccgatcggttggagaatgcatgattgaatgacaaataatcgatttacttggatatttatgtataagtttgcaATGTGACACTAatgagtgaagacatcgctaattgtttgtggtTAAAATTGGTCCGCTTCTTTtatagttccgtaaaatttactcaccgaccgctgatttcaatggcggcgaagattatcagagacgactaccgaaatgttttaccggagtgattaaatgtcatggcttctaaatacaccttttatctatcaatttggtctgattattaattaaccccatgatcgggagtgacaacacacgctatcgttatccctattgtcagtcagggcatctAGGGGAGgagtgtgaaatcttgccgcgggggtcacgaccaacacctgtccagtggtcagtacaggtaaacttttgttcgaatcatgagatgtcaattacctatgacataatagctaacgggccatgaaaaaagtttgatacatcgaaaacttcgatttataaaaattcgaatcgtgcataggttcgttagtagcgttatatagtaaggaaattcgggaccaagcacactcgatacagcgagaaattcgaatcaacgaagttcgaatcatcgaggtttgactgtaaataATTAACCACCTTTGGACTCGATTAGTAAATATTATGTGTTTTCAATCAGCTATTGCCCTACAATACATGCCCTTAGCTATTGTCATATGACATATGGAGACTAATGATCTATTTTATATAACCAGGAATCAGATATCTGAAGTACCCTTATAGCTTTGGTTGCCATATTGTTTGACCAGCTGATCTCTCCCTACAGAACACCCTGCAGCTTGACCCTACTGACCGCTTCCTTATAGAGGAATGTATAAACCACCCGGCCTTCCAGACCGAGCAGCTACTCAATCGCACACACAACATTCCCATCAAATATGCCCGCACTGGCAGCAGTAAAAAACGCAAGAAAGAGTTTCCTGACAGTAACATAGACAGGTGAGTGATCCTAACATTACAGCTCGGAGGCAGACTTACGTATGTGATAACATAGACAGGTGAGTGATCCTAACATTACAGCTCGGAGGCAGACTTACGTATGTGATAACATAGACAGGTGAGTGATCCTAACATTACAGCTCGGAGGCAGACTTACGTACATTGTTGTATGTGATAACATAGACAGGTGAGTGATCCTAACATTACAGCTCGGAGGCAGACTTACGTATGTGATAACATAGACAGGTGAGTGATCCTAACATTACAGCTCGGAGGCAGACTTACGTATGTGATAACATAGACAGGTGAGTGATCCTAACATTACAGCTCGGAGGCAGACTTACGTATGTGATAACATAGACAGGTGAGTGATCCTAACATTACAGCTCGGAGGCAGACTTACGTATGTGATAACATAGACAGGTGAGTGATCCTAACATTACAGCTCGGAGGCAGACTTACGTATGTGATAACATAGACAGGTGAATGATCCTGACATTACAGCTCGGAGGCAGACTTACGTATGTGATAACATAGACAGGTGAGTGATCCTAACATTACAGCTCGGAGGCAGACTTACGTATGTGATAACATTCTCTGTGGAGACTTATTAATACATGCTTTATACAGATTCTTTCTTCTggacttattttattttttatttttatacgCCCATCAAATTGGACGTATTATGGTATGGCGTTGTCCCTAGGTCTGGCATAAACTTTCATTTGTCAGGCATTCTCCTACGATTTACAATCATTCTCTTTGAAACATGGAATACATTATGATAAAGTTAAGAAGTTGTGTCTCCCTGAAGAGAAGTGTGATTCAGACTTGGTAGGCTTTGTAATCATGATTTCCTCCGATATTATTTGACTGATTTCTTTGTATAGTATGTATTAGAGTCATGATATAAAGTAAGGTTTCCCCTAAGAAAGTCTGAGTCAACTGTTTTTCTAAAAGTTCTTGCTGTCAAATTCTGATGTTGCAAACTTGTTTTCCTCAAATTTTCAGGAAATTAAATATTgacaattatattttaatacaagatattctataccaatatatagtatataacaatatatggcATCTGATGTATATTGTTCCACCCTTTACTGATATGATGAGtgtattattgatatttgtaGTGAAAATTTAAAGAATCTCCATAAAAGTCGACCTGACACAGCAGTGTCAGAGGAAACAAAGCCGTCCCAAGGTGCACCACAAGTGCAGCGAGTGATGGTTGCACAGGAGGAGAAAATGGACACTAGTGAGGACAGTTATATACAAATGCCTGTCACCAGTAAATACATTAAACAGGCTAAAAACTTGTCTAAAAGCAATGCGGACAAACTATCCAAAAGTAACACTGACAATATGGCCAGTCAGCAAGAGACAAACAAACAGCCAGCGCCACAACCTGTGCAAAGGGAGGCGACTCGTGCTGATAAATATGACTCTCGCTCACGGACCCCCAAACCTGCATTAGAGAGAGGGGACATGAAAGGCCAGTCACAGGACAGTGGTAGTCAGTTTGACCGTGAGAAAACTCTGGTGCTCGATAACGGATACAAGATAAGAATGACAACTGACAAATCGCCTGGTGTAGAGGAGAGTGTGACAAAGGGAGGGAGGCATAACAGTACTACGAGTGAACGAACAGTGGACACCAACAATAGGTCAGTGTCAAGAACTAGTCAAGAAAGCCGACATCACAGCACATTTGCCGATTTCCGCAACGCAAACGTGTTGGAAGGTGGCTTACAAAGTGCATCTACATTAACCACTGCCCATAGTCAAACCAGCTCATCAAACATAGACAGTGCTTCTCCACGTACAGAAGATCTCGACTCGCCTGGATTACATAGCGAGTCAAAGTACCTCAAGCGTAAAGACAATGCTAAAGTTGTGCCAGACTTGTCTGGTGAGACAAAGGTTGTAAAACAATCATACTCCAAAGAGAGTCTGTCAGATTCGCCAACAATCACACCTCGGGAAACAAAGGGGGGTAACTCCCAGTATAAATCATccacatacactgtcaacttACAGGCACCAAATCATAGTCAAGAATCATCAGAAAATTCCAAAGGCCAATTTGGTAGTCCCCAGGTT harbors:
- the LOC117328688 gene encoding cyclin-dependent kinase-like 5 isoform X3 yields the protein MNKYEILGVVGEGAYGVVLKCRHKESGETVAVKKFKDSEENEDVKRTTLRELKMLRTLKQENIVELREAFRRKGKLYLVFEYVERNMLELLEEMPNGVPLEKVRSYTYQLCKAIQWCHSQDIIHRDIKPENLLISKQDTLKLCDFGFARSITGGLVGVYTDYVATRWYRSPELLLGSAYGKSVDIWSIGCIMGELCDGQPLFPGESEIDQLYVIQKVMGQLPSEQMNMFFHNPRFSGLKFPSVTKPQTLQKRYQGVLSSVYLDFMENTLQLDPTDRFLIEECINHPAFQTEQLLNRTHNIPIKYARTGSSKKRKKEFPDSNIDSENLKNLHKSRPDTAVSEETKPSQGAPQVQRVMVAQEEKMDTSEDSYIQMPVTSKYIKQAKNLSKSNADKLSKSNTDNMASQQETNKQPAPQPVQREATRADKYDSRSRTPKPALERGDMKGQSQDSGSQFDREKTLVLDNGYKIRMTTDKSPGVEESVTKGGRHNSTTSERTVDTNNRSVSRTSQESRHHSTFADFRNANVLEGGLQSASTLTTAHSQTSSSNIDSASPRTEDLDSPGLHSESKYLKRKDNAKVVPDLSGETKVVKQSYSKESLSDSPTITPRETKGGNSQYKSSTYTVNLQAPNHSQESSENSKGQFGSPQVERKKFLDKAMQEELKRIKSSTLGRKKSQDKIHQGSFIQTITDKLSDAKLQTADSKYRESSFVNYNGTNKAVNKRNRNQYYGSLMLSVVDLNFHREPSSYAHTPAVQTRTHSKYISMQTYQNNADPGQSPGYSSHQRGGPGGGAYQQDNWRATDSNQDWQTQATRKKKKKKFLQILANENAGRMTPTTRLHLNQSRASHLDYDEDVDEGQISAREPLQNWEYSAKDGLYSSRHQYAKAAASLRKQTRTPVDKGTRLQPLQKPPPHLGSLAPGSSAGGGTMDPVWHGHHSHGKSDSDTRLVNNAGTDLRTGWMSRPQSVLGDDSSDIYHYTPREPTELKSLKGGKQGRHHMDLRGTRD
- the LOC117328688 gene encoding cyclin-dependent kinase-like 5 isoform X4, with product MNKYEILGVVGEGAYGVVLKCRHKESGETVAVKKFKDSEENEDVKRTTLRELKMLRTLKQENIVELREAFRRKGKLYLVFEYVERNMLELLEEMPNGVPLEKVRSYTYQLCKAIQWCHSQDIIHRDIKPENLLISKQDTLKLCDFGFARSITGGLVGVYTDYVATRWYRSPELLLGSAYGKSVDIWSIGCIMGELCDGQPLFPGESEIDQLYVIQKVMGQLPSEQMNMFFHNPRFSGLKFPSVTKPQTLQKRYQGVLSSVYLDFMENTLQLDPTDRFLIEECINHPAFQTEQLLNRTHNIPIKYARTGSSKKRKKEFPDSNIDSENLKNLHKSRPDTAVSEETKPSQGAPQVQRVMVAQEEKMDTSEDSYIQMPVTSKYIKQAKNLSKSNADKLSKSNTDNMASQQETNKQPAPQPVQREATRADKYDSRSRTPKPALERGDMKGQSQDSGSQFDREKTLVLDNGYKIRMTTDKSPGVEESVTKGGRHNSTTSERTVDTNNRSVSRTSQESRHHSTFADFRNANVLEGGLQSASTLTTAHSQTSSSNIDSASPRTEDLDSPGLHSESKYLKRKDNAKVVPDLSGETKVVKQSYSKESLSDSPTITPRETKGGNSQYKSSTYTVNLQAPNHSQESSENSKGQFGSPQVERKKFLDKAMQEELKRIKSSTLGRKKSQDKIHQGSFIQTITDKLSDAKLQTADSKYRESSFVNYNGTNKAVNKRNRNQYYDLNFHREPSSYAHTPAVQTRTHSKYISMQTYQNNADPGQSPGYSSHQRGGPGGGAYQQDNWRATDSNQDWQTQATRKKKKKKFLQILANENAGRMTPTTRLHLNQSRASHLDYDEDVDEGQISAREPLQNWEYSAKDGLYSSRHQYAKAAASLRKQTRTPVDKGTRLQPLQKPPPHLGSLAPGSSAGGGTMDPVWHGHHSHGKSDSDTRLVNNAGTDLRTGWMSRPQSVLGDDSSDIYHYTPREPTELKSLKGGKQGRHHMDLRGTRD
- the LOC117328688 gene encoding cyclin-dependent kinase-like 5 isoform X2, whose translation is MNKYEILGVVGEGAYGVVLKCRHKESGETVAVKKFKDSEENEDVKRTTLRELKMLRTLKQENIVELREAFRRKGKLYLVFEYVERNMLELLEEMPNGVPLEKVRSYTYQLCKAIQWCHSQDIIHRDIKPENLLISKQDTLKLCDFGFARSITGGLVGVYTDYVATRWYRSPELLLGSAYGKSVDIWSIGCIMGELCDGQPLFPGESEIDQLYVIQKVMGQLPSEQMNMFFHNPRFSGLKFPSVTKPQTLQKRYQGVLSSVYLDFMENTLQLDPTDRFLIEECINHPAFQTEQLLNRTHNIPIKYARTGSSKKRKKEFPDSNIDSENLKNLHKSRPDTAVSEETKPSQGAPQVQRVMVAQEEKMDTSEDSYIQMPVTSKYIKQAKNLSKSNADKLSKSNTDNMASQQETNKQPAPQPVQREATRADKYDSRSRTPKPALERGDMKGQSQDSGSQFDREKTLVLDNGYKIRMTTDKSPGVEESVTKGGRHNSTTSERTVDTNNRSVSRTSQESRHHSTFADFRNANVLEGGLQSASTLTTAHSQTSSSNIDSASPRTEDLDSPGLHSESKYLKRKDNAKVVPDLSGETKVVKQSYSKESLSDSPTITPRETKGGNSQYKSSTYTVNLQAPNHSQESSENSKGQFGSPQVERKKFLDKAMQEELKRIKSSTLGRKKSQDKIHQGSFIQTITDKLSDAKLQTADSKYRESSFVNYNGTNKAVNKRNRNQYYDGSMTARERAGSYSPTPDLNFHREPSSYAHTPAVQTRTHSKYISMQTYQNNADPGQSPGYSSHQRGGPGGGAYQQDNWRATDSNQDWQTQATRKKKKKKFLQILANENAGRMTPTTRLHLNQSRASHLDYDEDVDEGQISAREPLQNWEYSAKDGLYSSRHQYAKAAASLRKQTRTPVDKGTRLQPLQKPPPHLGSLAPGSSAGGGTMDPVWHGHHSHGKSDSDTRLVNNAGTDLRTGWMSRPQSVLGDDSSDIYHYTPREPTELKSLKGGKQGRHHMDLRGTRD